Proteins encoded together in one Leucoraja erinacea ecotype New England chromosome 30, Leri_hhj_1, whole genome shotgun sequence window:
- the LOC129711618 gene encoding TAR DNA-binding protein 43-like codes for MAEYIRVVDEESAEPMEIPSEDDGTLLLSTVTAQFPGAYGLRYRNPDNQCLRGVRLVEGILHAPDNGWGNLVYVVNYPKDNKRKMDETDASSAVKVKRAVQKTSDLIVLGLPCKTTDQDLKDYFSTFGEVVMAQVKKDIKTGNAKGFGFIRFTEYETQMKVMSQRHMIEGRWCDCKFPNSKHNADEPLRSRKVFVGRCPEDMTADELRQFFSEFGDVTDVFIPQPFRAFAFVTFADDQVAQSLCGEDLIIKGSSVHISSAEPKHLNSRQQIDRGRFTNSQGGYGNQDGFGNNRGGGGGLDGSPNSNMGGGGMCGGGMNFGAYGINPAMMAAAQAALQSSWGMMGMMARQQNQSGAAGGNPQQNQGNVPREQNQALGTNNNTYSSNSGALGWGSGSNSGGPGFGSSMESKSSGWGM; via the exons ATGGCCGAGTACATACGTGTGGTCGACGAGGAGTCGGCGGAGCCGATGGAGATCCCGTCGGAGGACGACGGCACGCTGCTGTTGTCCACCGTGACGGCGCAGTTCCCGGGGGCGTATGGCCTGCGTTACCGCAACCCGGACAACCAGTGTCTGCGGGGGGTGCGCCTGGTGGAGGGCATCCTGCACGCCCCCGACAACGGATGGGGCAACCTGGTCTACGTGGTGAACTACCCGAAAG ACAACAAAAGGAAAATGGATGAAACTGATGCATCTTCAGCTGTGAAAGTGAAGAGAGCAGTTCAGAAGACATCGGACCTCATCGTTCTTGGCCTTCCCTGCAAGACGACAGATCAGGATTTAAAAGATTATTTTAGTACTTTCGGTGAAGTCGTTATGGCGCAG GTGAAGAAAGATATAAAAACCGGGAATGCAAAAGGCTTTGGGTTCATCAGGTTCACAGAATATGAAACACAAATGAAAGTGATGTCGCAACGACACATGATTGAAGGACGATGGTGCGACTGCAAATTTCCCAATTCCAAG CACAATGCAGACGAGCCATTAAGAAGCAGGAAAGTGTTTGTGGGTCGCTGCCCTGAGGACATGACTGCTGATGAACTCCGTCAGTTCTTTTCCGAGTTTGGAGATGTCACCGATGTATTTATACCACAACCTTTCCGTGCTTTTGCATTTGTCACTTTTGCTGATGACCAG GTTGCCCAGTCTCTGTGTGGTGAAGATCTGATCATTAAAGGGTCCAGTGTGCACATTTCCAGTGCAGAACCTAAGCATCTGAATTCTAGACAACAGATAGATAGAGGACGATTCACAAACAGCCAGGGAGGCTATGGCAATCAGGATGGGTTTGGAAACaacaggggtggtggaggaggattGGATGGCAGTCCCAACAGTAAcatgggaggaggaggaatgtgtGGGGGAGGAATGAATTTTGGAGCTTATGGTATTAACCCAGCAATGATGGCTGCTGCCCAGGCAGCCCTACAGAGTAGTTGGGGAATGATGGGAATGATGGCTCGGCAACAGAATCAATCTGGTGCTGCAGGGGGAAACCCACAGCAAAATCAGGGCAACGTACCAAGGGAACAAAATCAGGCACTTGGAACAAATAATAATACGTATAGCTCAAATTCCGGTGCATTAGGTTGGGGGTCGGGATCCAATTCAGGTGGTCCTGGTTTTGGATCCAGCATGGAGTCCAAATCATCGGGTTGGGGAATGTAA